From a region of the Neobacillus niacini genome:
- a CDS encoding aspartate aminotransferase family protein, giving the protein MERTYLIKPALDDTLPIIDYGKGVYLYDREGKKYLDGASGAVTANIGHGVSEIIEAMQEQAKKISFVYRSQFTSEAAEKLAEKIAALTPGDLNWCFFVNSGSEAVETAMKMAIQYWQEKGIQTKTKVLSRWVSYHGITLGALSLSGHTGRRARFVPLLEDFPVINPPYCYRCPYSLRAPSCGFLCAQELEHAIKRIGAQHIAAFVAEPVIGAAGGAIDAPKDYFKVIKKICDENDILFIADEVMTGFGRTGSMLAMEQYEVIPDIVALGKGMGAGYAPIAAALASEKVIEPILAGTKVVMSGHTLSANPQSCAVSLAVLEYLEKNKIVSRVESKGEYLMNLLLQLKKQYSFIGDIRGKGLLIGIEFVEDAANKTPFPRNAQVTHTMITLAKEKGLLVYPAGAGIDGVNGDSIIVSPPLTISKSEIEELVSLLAETFEGFSKQMKSGGGV; this is encoded by the coding sequence TTGGAACGTACGTATCTCATAAAACCAGCACTCGATGATACCCTGCCGATAATTGATTACGGCAAAGGGGTTTATTTGTATGATCGGGAAGGAAAGAAATATCTTGATGGTGCCTCAGGTGCTGTCACCGCGAATATTGGCCACGGAGTATCCGAAATTATTGAAGCAATGCAGGAACAAGCAAAAAAAATATCGTTCGTTTATCGCTCTCAATTTACGAGTGAAGCAGCTGAAAAGCTGGCTGAAAAAATTGCAGCACTTACTCCAGGAGACTTAAATTGGTGCTTCTTTGTTAATAGCGGTTCTGAAGCGGTTGAAACGGCAATGAAAATGGCGATTCAATATTGGCAGGAAAAGGGTATACAAACCAAAACGAAGGTGTTATCAAGGTGGGTCAGCTACCATGGAATAACTTTAGGTGCACTTTCTTTGTCTGGACATACTGGAAGAAGAGCGCGATTTGTGCCGCTGCTCGAAGATTTTCCAGTAATAAATCCCCCTTACTGCTACCGCTGTCCCTACAGCCTTCGTGCACCATCCTGCGGTTTTCTATGTGCACAGGAGCTTGAACATGCTATTAAACGTATTGGTGCGCAACATATTGCCGCCTTTGTCGCAGAACCGGTAATCGGAGCTGCAGGCGGTGCCATTGATGCTCCGAAGGATTATTTTAAAGTAATCAAAAAAATCTGTGACGAAAACGACATCCTTTTCATTGCCGATGAGGTTATGACAGGTTTTGGACGAACGGGATCTATGCTTGCAATGGAACAATATGAGGTTATCCCAGATATTGTGGCATTAGGTAAAGGGATGGGGGCAGGCTACGCACCAATAGCTGCGGCACTCGCAAGTGAAAAGGTCATTGAACCCATTTTAGCGGGGACAAAAGTGGTGATGAGCGGACATACCTTAAGTGCAAATCCACAATCCTGTGCCGTTTCTCTCGCCGTACTGGAATATTTAGAAAAAAACAAGATTGTTAGTAGGGTAGAATCAAAGGGAGAATACCTAATGAATCTCCTGCTACAATTAAAAAAACAATATTCCTTTATCGGTGATATTAGGGGGAAAGGCTTATTGATTGGAATTGAATTTGTCGAGGATGCCGCCAATAAAACTCCTTTTCCTCGAAACGCACAAGTCACCCATACCATGATTACTCTTGCAAAAGAAAAAGGCCTGCTCGTTTATCCAGCAGGTGCTGGTATTGATGGGGTAAACGGTGACTCAATTATCGTTTCGCCGCCATTAACAATTTCGAAAAGTGAAATAGAAGAATTAGTTTCCCTGTTAGCAGAAACATTTGAAGGTTTTTCAAAGCAAATGAAGTCGG
- a CDS encoding TrkH family potassium uptake protein, protein MNIPKKPFSKKKELSTIQLIVIFYLSALIISTLLLKIPLAHRENASISYIDALFTSASAVSVTGLSVISLKDTFNHFGIFLLCIILQIGGLGVMSLSTFLWIMIGKKVGLKERQLIMVDQNQSNLSGLVQLAKRVFITIISVEFIGGIILGLRFLNYYESPLSAFKHGFFGSISATTNAGFDITGSSLIPFNNDYFAQTVIILLMIIGAIGFPVIVEVYEFFLSLKSKKRYHFTLFTKLTTSTFVILTIVGGLIIYLLDSYHFFADKSWHETFFYSLFNSVTTKSAGLATMDINEFTVSNQLFMSVLMFIGGSPSSASGGIRTTTFAIVLLAIFFYARGKGSIKVFRRELHTEDVIKSFIVISTAAALCLLSILILSITEKGTLIQVVFEVTSAFGTNGLSMGLTPLLTTFGKILIILLMFIGRLGIVTCLLILRGKDNSQEKIHYPKEKVTIG, encoded by the coding sequence ATGAATATACCAAAAAAGCCTTTTTCTAAAAAGAAAGAATTATCAACGATTCAATTAATTGTTATTTTTTACTTATCTGCGTTAATCATTTCTACGTTACTTCTGAAAATACCGTTGGCACATCGGGAAAATGCATCCATTAGTTATATTGATGCCTTATTTACATCAGCTAGTGCTGTAAGTGTAACAGGTCTAAGTGTAATCTCCTTAAAAGATACATTTAATCATTTTGGCATTTTTCTCTTATGTATCATCCTCCAAATAGGTGGATTAGGTGTGATGTCACTTAGTACCTTCCTATGGATTATGATTGGTAAAAAAGTGGGTTTAAAGGAAAGGCAACTGATTATGGTGGACCAAAATCAATCTAACTTATCTGGTTTAGTACAGCTGGCTAAACGGGTTTTTATTACCATCATTTCGGTTGAATTTATTGGAGGAATTATTTTAGGATTACGATTCTTAAACTACTATGAAAGTCCCTTATCTGCTTTTAAGCATGGATTTTTCGGTTCGATTAGTGCCACTACAAATGCAGGATTTGATATTACAGGAAGTTCATTAATACCTTTTAATAATGACTACTTTGCACAAACAGTTATTATTTTATTGATGATTATCGGAGCAATTGGATTCCCCGTTATTGTTGAGGTTTATGAATTCTTCTTAAGTTTAAAAAGTAAAAAAAGATATCATTTTACCCTGTTTACCAAATTAACTACTTCTACTTTTGTCATTCTAACAATCGTAGGAGGTCTGATCATTTATTTGCTCGATAGTTATCATTTTTTTGCTGATAAATCCTGGCATGAAACGTTTTTTTATTCACTATTTAATTCAGTGACCACCAAAAGTGCAGGTTTAGCTACTATGGATATAAATGAATTTACCGTCAGCAATCAGCTCTTTATGTCCGTTTTAATGTTCATTGGCGGCTCACCCAGCAGCGCCAGCGGTGGAATTCGGACCACCACGTTTGCAATTGTTTTACTAGCGATTTTCTTTTATGCGAGGGGAAAAGGTTCAATTAAAGTATTTAGAAGAGAACTGCATACGGAGGATGTTATTAAATCATTTATTGTGATTTCAACTGCGGCAGCCCTTTGTTTGCTCTCGATATTAATTCTATCAATTACGGAAAAAGGAACCTTGATCCAAGTAGTGTTTGAAGTAACTTCTGCGTTTGGAACCAATGGATTATCAATGGGTTTAACCCCGTTATTAACTACATTCGGGAAAATCCTCATTATCCTTTTGATGTTTATCGGAAGATTGGGGATTGTAACGTGCCTACTGATTTTAAGAGGTAAAGATAATAGCCAGGAGAAAATTCATTATCCAAAAGAAAAGGTTACGATTGGTTAA